From Polaribacter butkevichii, a single genomic window includes:
- a CDS encoding LLM class flavin-dependent oxidoreductase, protein MKTQNTAYSILDLALVSKDHTLKETFNNVLELAQNAETFGYTRYWLAEHHNSTNIGSIATSILIGYAAQGTKTLRIGSGGVMLPNHSPLIVAEQFGTLGTLYPDRIDLGLGRAPGTDRETAQAIRSDFMQAAQSFPQEIEKIQTYFSVENKDAKVRATVAEGVNVPLYVLGSSTDSAHLAAKKGLPYAFASHFATAHLWDALAIYRKEFKPSDVLQKPYTIVGVNIIIADTDEEAANLSTSLIRMIVGLFTGKRDFVQPPTEMTEYYKEILQNPQVHQMLKYSFIGSKATVKAQVKEFLEQTEADELIAVTNIYDIKDRVHSYELFAEIMKELN, encoded by the coding sequence ATGAAAACTCAAAATACAGCGTATTCTATTTTAGATCTTGCCTTGGTTTCTAAAGATCATACTTTAAAAGAAACCTTTAATAATGTATTAGAATTGGCACAAAATGCCGAAACATTTGGGTACACACGTTACTGGTTGGCAGAACATCATAATTCTACAAATATTGGTAGTATTGCTACTTCTATTTTAATTGGGTATGCTGCACAAGGCACTAAAACGCTTCGTATTGGTTCTGGAGGCGTTATGTTACCCAATCATTCTCCTTTAATTGTTGCAGAACAATTTGGTACATTAGGTACTTTGTATCCCGATAGAATAGATTTAGGTTTGGGTAGAGCACCCGGAACAGACAGAGAAACTGCGCAAGCCATACGATCGGACTTTATGCAAGCGGCACAATCTTTTCCGCAGGAAATAGAAAAGATTCAAACGTATTTTTCAGTAGAAAATAAAGATGCAAAAGTACGTGCTACCGTTGCAGAAGGAGTAAACGTGCCGCTTTATGTTTTAGGTTCTAGTACAGATAGTGCACATTTAGCGGCCAAAAAAGGATTGCCTTATGCATTTGCGAGTCATTTTGCAACCGCCCATTTGTGGGATGCTTTGGCTATTTATCGTAAAGAATTTAAACCTTCGGATGTTTTACAAAAACCGTATACCATTGTAGGGGTAAATATTATTATTGCCGATACAGATGAAGAGGCAGCCAATTTATCAACCTCATTAATTCGGATGATTGTAGGTTTATTTACAGGAAAAAGAGATTTTGTACAACCACCTACAGAAATGACGGAATATTATAAAGAGATATTACAAAATCCGCAGGTACATCAAATGCTTAAATATTCTTTTATAGGAAGTAAAGCAACCGTAAAAGCACAAGTAAAAGAGTTTTTAGAACAAACCGAAGCAGATGAATTGATTGCAGTAACTAATATTTATGATATAAAAGATAGAGTACATTCTTATGAGTTATTTGCAGAAATAATGAAAGAGTTAAATTAA
- a CDS encoding patatin-like phospholipase family protein, giving the protein MLKNNSAKLYKLNVKTPVNLVLSGGGIKCAAHLALIEKIEELGLKINAISGSSGGALVASLYASGISTQEILEIFKRTSLFKFSFLSITKAGLFDTFLFKSIIENKIKNKFSDLEIPIYVAASNMQSGKPRYFSKGKLLKPVLASCAIPGIFSPIIINKTLYSDGGILDNFPMKPFQKSEFPIIGSYVGEPDVKTPQQLNTTLKVIAHASYLKAHAAENFKFANTKVTISFPLSEYSGLDNKDSEKIYNLGKEYLNTTL; this is encoded by the coding sequence GTGCTTAAAAATAACAGTGCCAAACTTTATAAATTAAATGTAAAAACACCGGTAAATTTAGTTTTATCAGGCGGAGGCATTAAATGTGCCGCACATTTGGCATTGATAGAAAAGATAGAAGAATTGGGTTTAAAAATTAATGCAATTTCTGGGAGTAGTGGTGGCGCTTTGGTAGCCTCTTTATATGCTTCTGGGATTTCTACGCAAGAAATTTTAGAGATTTTTAAAAGAACGAGTCTTTTTAAGTTTTCTTTTTTAAGCATTACAAAAGCAGGGCTTTTTGACACTTTTTTATTTAAATCGATTATTGAAAACAAGATAAAAAATAAATTTAGCGATTTAGAAATCCCTATTTATGTAGCTGCTTCTAACATGCAAAGTGGCAAACCTCGTTACTTTAGTAAAGGTAAATTATTAAAACCAGTGTTGGCATCTTGTGCTATTCCTGGTATTTTTAGCCCTATTATCATCAATAAAACTTTGTATTCTGATGGAGGAATTTTAGATAATTTTCCAATGAAACCATTTCAAAAATCAGAATTTCCAATTATTGGTAGTTATGTAGGAGAACCTGATGTAAAAACACCCCAACAACTAAATACAACCTTAAAAGTAATTGCACATGCATCTTATTTAAAAGCACATGCAGCAGAAAATTTTAAGTTTGCAAATACAAAAGTTACTATTAGTTTTCCGTTGTCTGAATATTCTGGATTGGATAATAAAGATTCAGAGAAAATTTACAACCTAGGAAAAGAGTATTTGAATACAACCTTGTAA